A section of the Bacteroidota bacterium genome encodes:
- a CDS encoding SDR family NAD(P)-dependent oxidoreductase produces MKQYKRALVIGASSGIGRALTEQLLAEGAFVALVGRNRTAMEAIEENLKHPASSPAAKGERGKAFIYPHDVRNYSEVPALFQQVTHDLGGLDLVIYNSGVMFTLDEHEYSFEKDREVIEVNVLGAFAWFDEAAKRFEQTRGGTIVGISSVAGDRGRRGNPAYGTSKAALTTFLESLRNRLSRFGVKVVTIKPGFIDTEMTRGKPGLFWLITPDEAAKQILHAARSGKSTAYIPGRWRAVSFVLRSIPSFIFKHLPV; encoded by the coding sequence ATGAAGCAATACAAACGCGCGCTGGTGATCGGCGCATCTTCGGGAATTGGTCGCGCACTGACAGAACAGTTGCTCGCAGAGGGGGCATTCGTCGCATTGGTTGGTCGCAACAGGACAGCAATGGAGGCGATTGAGGAGAATCTCAAACACCCCGCATCCAGTCCAGCTGCTAAGGGAGAAAGGGGCAAGGCCTTCATTTATCCACACGACGTTCGCAATTATTCCGAAGTCCCGGCGCTATTCCAACAAGTTACACACGATCTCGGTGGCCTCGACCTCGTGATTTACAACTCTGGCGTAATGTTCACATTGGATGAGCATGAGTACTCATTCGAGAAGGACCGCGAAGTCATTGAAGTAAACGTGCTTGGTGCATTCGCATGGTTTGATGAAGCCGCAAAGCGATTCGAGCAAACCAGGGGCGGGACGATTGTTGGAATTTCTTCCGTCGCAGGCGATCGTGGTCGTCGCGGAAATCCCGCTTACGGTACATCGAAAGCCGCACTCACGACGTTCCTAGAATCGCTTCGAAATCGGCTCTCGCGGTTTGGCGTGAAAGTCGTGACGATCAAACCTGGTTTTATCGATACGGAGATGACTCGCGGCAAGCCCGGACTCTTCTGGCTCATTACGCCGGACGAAGCGGCAAAGCAAATCCTCCACGCTGCACGCAGCGGGAAATCGACGGCGTATATTCCCGGTCGGTGGCGTGCTGTCTCCTTCGTGCTTCGCAGCATTCCATCATTCATTTTCAAGCATTTGCCGGTTTGA
- a CDS encoding FAD-binding oxidoreductase has protein sequence MQATNTQHRTLPIDHLEPLKGWGGAVESAAYVFRPSTVEQLKEAIQVARDTGRTITLRGAGRSYGDAALGRENITIDFTRMNRILAWDPSSGIITCEPGVTIAQLWRYIIEDGYWPPVVPGTMFVTLGGALGMNLHGKNNFKAGPIGDHVLAFDFVAASGEEFHISREAESELFFSIIGSFGMLGCFTRITLKMKRVYSGDLDVKVFECDNLHELFKVYDWQIAESDYLVGWIDAFAVGAAFGRAIVHQANYLAAGVDPMPAQTLRAEHQDLPETIVGLVPKSIVWVFLRPFTNAFGMKFVNWAKFLSSKISPKKQFRQAHAAFAFLLDYVPNWKKSYGPIGLIQYQSFIPEENAEEVFRKQIALCQKENLVPFLAVFKRHRPDSFLMTHAVDGYSLALDFKVTRRNRSQLWKLTENLNALVLQAGGRFYMAKDATLTREAFRQYLGADTLARFRELKRRFDPDDLLQTELSRRLLMSD, from the coding sequence ATGCAAGCCACGAACACGCAGCACAGAACACTTCCGATCGATCATCTCGAACCGCTCAAAGGTTGGGGCGGGGCGGTGGAGTCGGCAGCGTACGTATTTCGGCCATCGACGGTCGAGCAACTCAAAGAGGCAATTCAGGTTGCTCGCGATACCGGGCGCACAATTACGCTCCGCGGTGCGGGTCGAAGCTATGGTGATGCCGCGCTCGGTCGCGAGAATATCACGATCGATTTTACCCGGATGAATCGCATTCTGGCATGGGATCCGTCATCGGGTATTATTACATGCGAGCCCGGAGTCACGATCGCGCAACTGTGGCGGTATATCATCGAAGACGGCTACTGGCCCCCTGTTGTGCCGGGGACGATGTTCGTGACGCTTGGCGGTGCGCTGGGAATGAATCTTCACGGCAAAAACAACTTCAAGGCTGGCCCAATTGGCGACCATGTGCTCGCCTTCGATTTTGTTGCGGCCTCCGGTGAGGAATTTCATATTAGTCGCGAGGCCGAGTCCGAACTCTTCTTCTCTATTATTGGCAGCTTCGGGATGCTCGGTTGCTTCACGCGTATTACTTTGAAAATGAAACGCGTGTATTCCGGTGATCTCGATGTCAAGGTCTTCGAGTGTGATAATCTGCACGAGTTGTTCAAGGTCTACGACTGGCAAATAGCAGAGTCGGATTATCTCGTCGGCTGGATCGATGCGTTCGCGGTTGGGGCCGCCTTTGGTCGTGCAATTGTGCATCAGGCGAATTATCTCGCTGCGGGTGTCGATCCGATGCCTGCGCAAACGCTTCGAGCCGAACATCAGGACTTGCCAGAGACTATCGTCGGACTCGTTCCGAAGTCGATCGTTTGGGTATTTTTGCGACCGTTTACAAATGCCTTCGGAATGAAGTTCGTCAATTGGGCGAAGTTTCTCTCGTCGAAGATTAGTCCCAAGAAACAATTTCGTCAGGCGCATGCGGCATTTGCGTTCTTGCTCGATTATGTTCCAAATTGGAAAAAATCGTACGGGCCGATCGGACTGATACAGTATCAGTCGTTTATTCCAGAAGAGAACGCGGAGGAGGTATTCCGCAAACAAATCGCCTTGTGCCAAAAGGAGAACCTCGTGCCGTTCCTCGCGGTCTTCAAACGGCATCGACCAGATTCATTCCTGATGACGCACGCCGTCGATGGATACTCGCTCGCATTGGATTTTAAGGTCACAAGAAGAAACCGATCGCAGCTCTGGAAATTAACAGAGAACCTGAACGCGCTTGTACTTCAGGCCGGTGGCCGATTTTACATGGCCAAAGATGCCACGCTTACCCGGGAAGCCTTCCGGCAATATCTCGGCGCGGATACCCTTGCACGATTCCGCGAGCTCAAACGCCGGTTCGATCCCGATGACTTGCTCCAGACCGAATTGTCGCGCCGTTTACTGATGTCGGACTGA
- a CDS encoding HupE/UreJ family protein: protein MFANFIPVGFDHIITGYDHLLFLGALIVASRRWQDLLAVISAFTIAHTITIFLTVFGFLSLPSLFVESLIALSIVYAAASNLVLKHSDNRWLLAGAFGLVHGAGFSGLLAAMVHPMIGTAAAWTAIFGFSTGIELGQLSLIVLLYPLIVWARKTNRQRLLVRWPSGAIAVAGTVLLVLRLAGGAF from the coding sequence ATGTTCGCCAATTTCATTCCTGTCGGGTTCGACCATATCATCACTGGCTATGACCATCTGCTTTTTCTCGGCGCACTCATCGTCGCCAGTCGCCGGTGGCAAGATCTGCTCGCCGTCATCTCTGCCTTTACGATCGCGCATACGATCACTATCTTCCTGACGGTATTTGGTTTTCTTTCGCTGCCATCGCTCTTTGTCGAGTCGCTCATCGCGCTCTCGATTGTTTACGCGGCGGCCTCCAACCTTGTATTGAAGCATAGCGATAATCGCTGGCTTCTCGCTGGTGCCTTTGGGCTGGTTCATGGCGCCGGGTTTTCCGGCTTGCTCGCTGCAATGGTGCATCCAATGATTGGCACTGCAGCCGCATGGACTGCCATCTTTGGTTTTAGTACTGGCATCGAGTTGGGGCAACTTTCTCTTATCGTGCTACTCTATCCATTGATCGTTTGGGCCCGAAAAACCAATCGTCAACGTCTGCTTGTCCGTTGGCCTTCCGGAGCGATTGCTGTCGCCGGAACGGTATTGTTGGTGCTTCGCCTCGCCGGTGGTGCGTTCTAA